The Podospora pseudocomata strain CBS 415.72m chromosome 1 map unlocalized CBS415.72m_1, whole genome shotgun sequence genome has a segment encoding these proteins:
- the atp12 gene encoding ATP synthase mitochondrial F1 complex assembly factor 2 (EggNog:ENOG503NVZS; COG:C) produces the protein MHPLPRQLLSSSRSHPPPLSSDRFANMAPATRLCLTLPLRAAGRRRTSAFTSTRTIHNNPPKPAKVVPVYGTGPPPEPPTPAAEYAVEERLARRKRQAEMLRQARDIRKNNGNNSKPADPNAPVLKRRFWKDVSIKEVVGTYQIHLDSRPLRHPTTKSIIRIPLSKPQLAHALAVEWDQLLSAQEATKQHLIPLTSLVCRAVDIGAEDAAHPGGPGPIRESIVTGMMRYLDTDSLLCWAPPADSTDPHAPSSYLNDEGKSLRDLQEEAAGGVVGWLTSKVWPGVNIVPVLEDSGSILPRKQEPGVREVVQGWVLGLSCWELAGIERATLAGKSLLTAARLVCEWSEERQDLTQGEERKFGVEEAARVVSVEVEWQTRRWGEVEDTHDVEKEDLRRQLGSVILLVGGTGR, from the exons AtgcatcccctcccccgacagctcctttcctcctcccgcagccatccaccacccctttccTCCGACCGGTTCGCCAACATGGCGCCAGCAACGAGACTCTGCCTCACCCTGCCCCTCCGcgcggcggggaggaggaggacgtcgGCCTTCAcgtcgacgaggacgattcacaacaaccccccgaAACCGGCCAAAGTAGTACCCGTGTACGGCACCGGTCCTCCCCCCGAGCCTCCCACCCCGGCGGCAGAGTACGCGGTAGAGGAGCGCCTcgcgaggaggaaaaggcaggCCGAGATGCTCAGACAGGCAAGAGACATTCGCAAgaacaacggcaacaacagTAAACCTGCCGACCCGAACGCGCCGGTGTTGAAAaggaggttttggaaggATGTCTCCATCAAGGAGGTTGTCG GAACCTACCAGATCCACCTCGACTCCCGCCCCCTCCGGCACCCAACCACAAAATCCATCATCCGCATCCCCTTGTCCAAACCCCAGCTCGCCCACGCGCTGGCGGTGGAGTGGGACCAGTTGCTGTCTGCGCAGGAGGCGACGAAGCAGCATCTTATCCCGCTTACGTCTTTGGTCTGCAGGGCGGTTGACATTGGGGCTGAGGACGCTGCGCATCCTGGCGGTCCTGGTCCGATAAGGGAGTCTATTGTCACCGGTATGATGCGGTATCTCGACACGGACAGCTTGTTGTGTTGGGCACCGCCTGCTGATAGCACCGACCCCCACGCGCCGAGCAGTTACCTCAATGATGAGGGGAAGAGCTTGAGGGATCTGCaagaggaggcggcggggggtgtggtgggttggttgaCGAGTAAGGTCTGGCCGGGGGTGAATATCGTGCCGGTGTTGGAGGATAGCGGGAGCATACTGCCCAGGAAACAAGAgccgggggtgagggaggtggtgcaggggtgggtgttggggttgagttGCTGGGAGCTTGCGGGCATCGAGAGGGCGACACTTGCGGGGAAGAGCTTGCTTACGGCCGCGAGGTTGGTTTGTGAGTGGAGCGAGGAGAGGCAAGACCTGAcccagggggaggagagaaagtttggggtggaggaggcggcgagggtggtgagcgtggaggTTGAGTGGCAGACCCGGAggtggggagaggtggaggatacACATGATGTAGAGAAGGAAGATTTGAGGAGGCAGCTGGGGAGTGTTATCTTGCTTGTTGGGGGGACTGGGAGGTAG
- the EFR3 gene encoding plasma membrane localization protein (COG:S; EggNog:ENOG503NXMZ) has translation MNTIQQKCRPKHQVLVLKCYPRTAKGAVDVKPNSSELSYLLFYAQSRRSKIQKVGSFLEKKTASDVYRLRIGNVQVTLGILTALIEKTPKDLPLFASCVLNILDQILKSNDITMVESSLPTFEAFCEHHDPTSLLGDQAYLRQYLSIVQRYASLASTRAIPGKLEPSKPLALRWRNSGLEAIKSVASSEALSSVTTQQYSVAIPMVLENLWTDNEDFLDILHQRAEMDDKIGGSPLLRRRTSIATVQTAGTDGEPNPIALAGTAVDADKLAEEDIGVLAMQCLKEIFVAPNRPQIHAATLAVLKFIEERVSQREPVVRTDMHGKDSGWAIKIFLLAARWTPVADRFTILITAMDTLASYPLTDETLEQHIVMAAIIGALLRSDINLIGLSVMDILLQFIAHIRRLVQMPGDPNSMRSEPLKPGMPDPRSPATLEFAEKLDRAADERKNLLLRLQECIGDLATHVYYADQISDMIAAILAKLKPARSNSISGSPQGEKADGTPGSSANALADEQHIDSLFALTVAKIAALRAIKSILLVANPRSKMSGNVGLSRNHVPVSTWDGTQWLLRDPDGLVRKAYADALVTWLDRETTSADGKVRDETARSAVKNRDSQAASLARRAVSSASAREKPVKTPRSQFLQLIHLAIYDNAVQYVDYETDMVLLHVLLAKLVNRLGINSVRYGLPMIFRLQEDIQDAETPIQKVRIGSLVHGYLWILTEKFEFDGVPVGRAIHNEIVRRRSKNFWVEGINVPVPVMELVGTPGMARPQPRLPLKEIESEALLPFDERDALVDAVCAGYQTLTTSPPTSPAASPGRSFTHPMLGVNLNAIPTIETENRVPDHVREQMHNEWSRDIVLAAVQNTSKSASLAGSRTTGTRNGTGGGLAVNGNGLRPDRMSPHGSKTNLRPSTSPAGLRKSSLRSGHSPARTYTTDGKEQVTSVEQLKLVLSGHLQPPSTSHGAGFQPQHDDSSSDSLVSYDLTPSELSFNPPVAGEMETVPEGAGLELDKVPTYHERKSSLPGGPLSSHPTHEEDEDQDGRVPPVPKIPEGVPGVRVHKTSAHDFATLPRPSTSKRSLKSRGGGQDRSLSSSWMSAEDKLPVMDLQALLKGIDSHGGDQHLGGITKPPY, from the exons ATGAATACCATCCAGCAAAAGTGTCGGCCGAAGCATCAGGTCCTCGTCTTGAAGTGCTACCCGCGAACAGCCAAGGGAGCTGTTGACGTCAAGCCCAACTCGAGCGAGCTCAGTTACCTGCTATTCTATGCCCAATCACGGCGCTCCAAGATCCAGAAAGTTGGCAGCTTTCTGGAGAAGAAAACAGCCAGCGATGTATACCGGCTGAGGATAGG TAATGTCCAAGTGACGCTCGGCATCCTCACGGCCTTGATCGAAAAGACGCCCAAGGATCTTCCCCTGTTTGCGTCATGCGTtctcaacatcctcgaccAAATACTCAAGTCCAATGATATCACCATGGTCGAGTCGTCCCTCCCCACGTTTGAGGCATTTTGCGAGCATCACGACCCAACTTCACTGCTGGGTGACCAGGCCTATCTCCGCCAATATCTGTCTATAGTTCAGCGATAtgcctccttggcctcaaCCCGTGCGATCCCCGGCAAGCTCGAGCCTAGTAAGCCATTGGCGCTGCGGTGGAGGAACTCGGGTCTGGAAGCCATCAAGAGCGTTGCCTCGTCCGAGGCCCTGTCCTCGGTCACTACTCAGCAATACAGCGTGGCTATTCCCATGGTATTGGAGAATCTCTGGACGGATAATGAAGACTTTTTGGATATTCTGCACCAGCGAGCAGAAATGGACGACAAGATAGGAGGCTCGCCACTGCTAAGGAGGCGGACGAGTATCGCTACAGTGCAAACAGCCGGGACAGATGGGGAGCCAAACCCTATTGCGCTTGCCGGGACGGCTGTCGACGCGGACAAGCTGGCAGAGGAGGATATTGGTGTTCTGGCCATGCAATGCCTCAAGGAGATCTTTGTGGCCCCAAACCGGCCCCAGATCCATGCGGCAACTCTGGCTGTGTTGAAATTTATCGAGGAGCGAGTGAGCCAACGCgagccggtggtgaggaccGATATGCACGGAAAGGACAGCGGGTGGGCCATCAAGATCTTCTTGCTGGCTGCTCGCTGGACGCCGGTGGCCGATCGATTCACCATCCTGATAACAGCAATGGACACACTCGCTTCATATCCGCTGACCGATGAAACCCTGGAGCAGCATATCGTGATGGCGGCCATCATCGGCGCACTTCTGCGGTCTGACATCAACCTGATCGGCCTTAGTGTTATGGATATTCTGCTTCAGTTCATTGCTCACATTCGACGGCTCGTTCAAATGCCAGGGGATCCAAACAGCATGAGAAGCGAGCCTCTCAAGCCCGGCATGCCAGACCCGCGTTCGCCGGCGACTCTCGAGTTTGCCGAGAAGCTTGATCGAGCGGCCGACGAGCGCAAGAACCTGCTTCTTCGACTGCAAGAGTGCATAGGAGACTTGGCCACGCATGTTTACTACGCGGACCAGATCTCTGATATGATCGCTGCAATTCTTGCCAAACTCAAGCCTGCGAGGTCGAATAGTATTTCTGGATCTCCACAGGGCGAGAAGGCGGACGGAACCCCTGGGTCATCGGCGAACGCGCTTGCCGACGAGCAGCACATCGACTCTCTCTTCGCTCTTACCGTTGCAAAGATAGCAGCTCTGAGAGCCATCAAGTCTATTCTGCTGGTGGCAAATCCGAGGAGCAAGATGAGTGGCAATGTCGGGCTTTCCAGAAACCACGTGCCTGTTTCTACATGGGATGGCACTCAATGGCTGCTGAGGGATCCAGATGGACTCGTGCGCAAGGCATATGCCGATGCTTTGGTGACCTGGCTTGACCGAGAGACCACCAGCGCCGATGGGAAGGTCCGCGATGAGACGGCGAGATCGGCCGTGAAGAACAGGGATTCTCAGGCGGCATCGCTTGCGAGGAGGGCCGTCTCGAGCGCTTCTGCTCGGGAGAAGCCGGTCAAGACGCCACGGTCACAATTCCTGCAGCTCATCCATCTTGCCATATATGACAATGCTGTCCAGTATGTCGACTACGAGACTGACATGGTTTTGCTTCATGTTCTGCTCGCCAAGTTGGTCAACCGGCTCGGCATCAACTCTGTCAGATATGGTCTGCCCATGATCTTCCGGCTCCAGGAGGATATCCAAGATGCCGAGACGCCGATTCAAAAGGTTCGCATCGGCAGCTTGGTCCATGGCTATCTGTGGATCTTGACCGAGAAGTTCGAGTTCGACGGCGTGCCTGTTGGGAGAGCTATCCACAACGAGATTGTGCGCCGCCGCAGCAAGAACTTCTGGGTGGAAGGCATCAACGTTCCGGTTCCTGTGATGGAGCTGGTGGGGACACCTGGTATGGCCCGGCCGCAGCCAAGGTTACCGCTCAAGGAGATCGAATCCGAAGCGCTGCTTCCCTTTGATGAGCGTGACGCATTGGTTGATGCGGTGTGCGCTGGCTATCAGACGTTGACTACCTCGCCGCCTACGAGCCCGGCCGCTAGCCCCGGCAGGAGCTTTACTCACCCCATGCTGGGTGTTAACCTGAACGCGATCCCAACCATCGAGACGGAGAACAGGGTTCCAGACCATGTTCGCGAGCAAATGCATAACGAGTGGAGCCGTGATATTGTCTTGGCAGCTGTTCAGAATACTAGCAAATCCGCCTCTCTCGCCGGGTCGCGAACCACTGGCACCCGTAATGGAACTGGCGGAGGCCTTGCAGTCAACGGCAACGGTCTTCGTCCAGACCGCATGTCTCCTCACGGCAGCAAGACGAACCTCCGTCCTTCCACATCGCCTGCGGGTCTACGAAAGTCGAGCTTGCGTAGTGGCCACTCGCCAGCCCGGACCTACACAACTGATGGTAAGGAGCAGGTGACCTCGGTAGAGCAGCTCAagcttgtcttgtctggcCATCTTCAGCCACCATCTACCTCGCATGGCGCAGGGTTCCAGCCGCAGCATGACGATTCAAGCAGCGACAGCCTTGTCAGTTATGATCTGACACCGAGCGAGCTTTCGTTCAACCCTCCTGTTGCTGGCGAGATGGAGACAGTGCCAGAGGGAGCTGGTCTGGAGCTGGACAAGGTTCCCACCTACCACGAGCGCAAGTCTTCTCTTCCAGGGGGGCCTCTCAGCTCTCACCCGACgcacgaggaggatgaggatcaAGACGGGAGAGTACCTCCGGTACCGAAGATTCCGGAGGGTGTGCCGGGAGTTCGGGTACATAAGACATCGGCTCATGATTTTGCGACCCTACCGAGGCCATCAACGTCGAAGCGGAGCCTCAAGAGCCGAGGTGGCGGTCAGGATCGGTCGCTCTCGTCATCTTGGATGTCGGCCGAGGATAAGCTGCCGGTGATGGATCTCCAGGCGTTGTTGAAAGGGATTGACAGTCATGGTGGAGACCAGCATTTGGGGGGCATCACGAAGCCTCCTTACTAG
- a CDS encoding uncharacterized protein (CAZy:AA7; COG:C; EggNog:ENOG503P083) produces MIFSRGWLPGLTACLLSCSPLLTSASSSHKQQCKAIPGTPVWPSPASWKRLNESLAGRLLQPPPPGAVCHPGQPTYDAGECPNLLADWSKLDYHHTNPVSTYWNNWSNDTCLPYPGYPCSGQGYPLFVVNATTARHVQLGVRFAKKHNIRLVVKNTGHDFIGRSSAPNSLSIWVHSLKDWKYHGEGFRPKRCKTTLPGTYLTAGSGSQMWDIYTRLDEMNQTIVGGGGKTVALGGYLTGGGHSLLSPYYGMAADHVVEIEAVTPSGEVITANSCQNQDLFWAILGGGGSTFAIPTLFTLKTHPTPSLSHLNILIITPLPNTSSIIFPLQAYITSQFPSLSTSGLSGYAFLLPPSTPFPLFPNITNGIGGFFMSCVVLQSSPSSFPQDILSLWDPVLSHINTTFPLSANNFTILTIPTSYPSFLAYFAAHHDTTPAGTNILPGGRLLDAPALTRNLTALSETYSSLSRGPQPASSIIAAHLVSGPGVHTHPNRFKTSLLPSWRTSYLHVAIIGGIALTGVVFGESFPPLNETAKSEAYARVLGKDEIIKQLAPDTGAYMNEASPIEEKGWQQKLWGENYDRLKRIKRTVDPTDVFWCTPCVGNERWKQVGDRLCRV; encoded by the exons ATGATATTCTCCCGAGGCTGGCTTCCGGGCCTCACTGCTTGCCTTCTATCATGTTCCCCTTTATTGACTTcggcctccagctcccacaaACAACAGTGCAAGGCCATCCCCGGCACGCCAGTCTGGCCATCGCCAGCTTCTTGGAAGCGTCTCAATGAGTCACTCGCCGGACGACTgctacagcctcctcctccaggaGCTGTCTGCCATCCCGGACAGCCGACCTACGACGCCGGAGAATGTCCCAACCTCCTTGCCGACTGGTCAAAACTCGACTACCACCATACCAACCCCGTCTCAACATACTGGAACAACTGGAGCAATGATACCTGTCTTCCTTATCCGGGTTATCCATGCAGCGGTCAGGGATATCCTCTCTTCGTTGTCAACGCGACCACGGCCCGGCATGTCCAACTAGGCGTTCGGTTTGCAAAGAAACACAACATTCGTCTCGTGGTCAAGAACACAGGTCATGATTTTATCGGCCGCTCCAGTGCCCCTAATTCGCTTTCGATTTGGGTTCATAGCCTGAAAGACTGGAAATACCATGGGGAAGGATTCCGTCCTAAGAGGTGCAAGACCACTCTCCCGGGGACATACCTGACAGCAGGCAGTGGCAGCCAAATGTGGGATATCTACACCCGCCTTGACGAGATGAACCAAACCATtgttggcggcggtggcaaaACAGTTGCCCTCGGTGGTTACCTCACCGGCGGTGGGCACTCCTTACTCTCTCCCTACTACGGCATGGCAGCAGACCACGTTGTCGAAATCGAAGCCGTGACCCCATCAGGCGAAGTCATCACCGCCAACTCTTGCCAAAACCAAGACCTTTTCTGGGCCATCCTCGGC gGCGGCGGCTCAACCTTTGCAATCCCtaccctcttcaccctcaaaacccaccccacccccagcctctcccacctcaacatcctcatcatcacccccctccccaacacctcttccatcatcttccccctccaagcctATATAACCTCACAATTCCCCTCTTTATCCACCTCCGGCCTCTCAGGCtacgccttcctcctccccccctccacccccttccctctcttccccaacatcaccaacggcATAGGTGGATTCTTCATGTCCTGCGTCGTCCTccaatcctccccctcctccttcccccaagacatcctctccctctggGACCCCGTCCTAtcccacatcaacaccaccttccccctctccgccaacaacttcaccatcctcacaaTCCCCACCTCCTAcccttccttcctcgcctACTTCGCCGCCCACCACGACACAACCCCCGCCGGCACAAACATCCTCCCCGGCGGCCGCCTCCTCGACGCGCCCGCCCTAACGCGCAACCTAACCGCCCTCTCGGAAACATactcctccctttcccgaGGCCCCCAGCCGGCGAGCAGCATCATCGCCGCACATTTGGTCTCCGGACCAGGCGTGCACACCCACCCGAACCGGTTCAAAACCAGCCTTCTCCCCTCCTGGAGGACGAGCTATCTCCACGTTG CAATTATCGGTGGCATTGCGCTGACAGGGGTAGTCTTTGGCGAgtccttcccccccctcaacgaAACCGCAAAATCCGAGGCCTACGCACGAGTGCTGGGAAAAGACGAAATCATCAAACAGCTCGCCCCGGATACGGGCGCGTACATGAACGAG gcAAGCCCAATCGAAGAAAAAGGCTGGCAGCAAAAACTCTGGGGAGAAAACTACGACCGACT CAAACGCATCAAGCGCACCGTCGACCCCACCGACGTCTTCTGGTGCACCCCCTGCGTAGGCAACGAGCGCTGGAAACAAGTTGGAGACCGTCTCTGCCGCGTTTAA